The genomic stretch TTTGTGAATGTTAGTGTTAGTGAATGTTTTTGAATCGGTGAACAACACAATTTTTTGTAGCGCATAAGTCCTTAAATTCTGCACACACCCCCTTCTACGCGAGGAAGAATGTGCAGCAATATGGATCTCTGGCCATACAACAAAGAGCCAACATATTAAGCATGCTTTTACATACTGGTTTAATGTTAAAACACGTTCATCATgcaataaaggttattattttttcatgttgTAATCTCGGACAAGAAATCTTTTATGGCGTTAAAGTCatcttaattttactatataatacaatttgGTCAACAATTACTGATCATATAAAAGCTACTAAAACCTCGACAAGAATCGAAGAGGAGGAAGAAGAGAGCGAGGACACGTATacttataaacaacaataataataaaataggtcTCGACAGTTGGCTGTTGCCAGGAAAAGTCCAGTCTGTGCGACAATAACAGTGAACATAAATACCGAGGCTCCTGACCGAGGACATTTTCTAAATCAAGTTTTGCTTCCTTTAGGGAGCGTTTCTTCCACATTAAACCTGATTTTAAAACTGCCAAAAACTATATAAGGTTTAgttattttgtttcttgtacaaTTATACAGTTGGaacttaaaatatagattatttttgaatacacaatatttatttttcctcagTAGAGCCACTAAGCGATACTTAAAGGCTATCATTACGCAGTggaaaatttcactttaaatctcatacaatacaaatttatagagtatataagtttttacatttataagtttatttttggtaCACTCACTATATACTCTAAAATAAAGAGTTAATAGTGTACGTGTTCTAAAATGTAATTACGTGTGTTATTAAAAGTACTATTAATATGCTTCTTGAAACCAATTTAATGTTactataaatgtgtttaaagagctagtaaaaaaatttaataatgtattacatcATGATGTTTAGTTTAATCCTTTTAACCTACGTTTtagataaataattcaatttacttCTTAGTTCTCACGcgctttatttttatatcaaagttttattttagatatgaATTTAAAAGTATCTCGACCTACACCAATATATTTGGGGTCATAATAGTTAGGCTATGTACGTGTTTGACTGTTTGGAAGTacaaaatactgattttttattaatcattgtatgtaaaaatttattctttatgtaCAAAAACGTGTTAAGAAAACGTTTCAAGAAATTTAGGGAATAGCAAACTCAAAGCAGGAAATTAAGTGTATAATTTTGACGTTATTACTAGTATTATTGCATTCTATAAGGCCGTGTTCAATATAACTGGCAGGTTTGAATGGACTGAAGGGATTTACAGCAAGTCCGCCACTGCGAATCCTTCCTTCATTTTCCTGTGGTCCTAAAACTCAATTTGTAATCCAGAAAGGCATCAAGATAACCAAAAAACACTTGCTTTTCATTTCGAGATAGCCTTGAAGCTCAAATGATGTGCAAGGTTTGAGCTCTCACAGTTAATCCCTCTGGGACTCTGATGATTCGGTATGGTTTCAAGGAACACAAAAACTTGTTAGGGGTATAGATTCCATTGTTGATTAATTCTGATGATAGGCCTAGTTCAGGTAAAGACGGACCTTGCCAAACTAATCAAAAACGTAAATATCCGTGAGGAAACTGTATTAGCTTTTTATCTTGGCGTTAAATGTTTTGGTTATGACGGCTGATTAATAAACTGAGCAAAAACGATATACATCATATTACaaacaattactaaaataaaagtaaagcatTTAAGTGGAGTAAGTTTCTAGGATTGGGAGTATACATGCTGGGTGTTAGTGAGATGGATATCTTACTCAAACAGATTAGAGTAAATGGCATTATCATTCGGATATTGGGCGCAAAGCCCCCGGAGAGCCTACTTACAGTCAGGAGAGAGATGACGATTAATATCAGTCTTAGCTAGTTCCACCTCACATCTTACTTCTTGACCTTATGCGTCTCTAAAATAGAGACAGCCTAAGGAACCAACACCCACACCGATTGAACTTAAAAAAGGAGCATTGGaattttgaagattacaaaacTAATCTACTAGTAACCTAGCTATGGTGCGAAGAGGGTTGATTAAATGCAAAATGGTAATTTCAGCTTCAGTTCACTTCCTTTAAACTTTGATTGCAATAGTTATGCTGAAAGATACATAATTTATACGGATGAAATATGTTGAGATTGGGCGAATTTTTCCatttagttctgaggtccgattGTAGGCTGTCACCATTTAACTTTGATTTATAGCGTTCAAATATTTGCTATCTGATCTCTCAACCTGTGCGGTCACTTTTATTCATACTACCATTTATACCATTTAAATCACCTTAAATTATTGCGttgaattatttttctcttatgtAACTAATACAACTAAAAGCTTTAAGCCTGTGGAAGCAATACACGCTATGAAGCCTGTAATGCATACTCAATTCTGAGTTGGAGTTGTAGTTGGGGTGACTAACTGAAGCAGCTCTTCCCTTTCTGCGTTTTCCGGTCTTGATCCAGCATTGCACGGGTATCACCGACGAATATATCCCGTGTATTCTTCTCGCAAGCTCAGCACAAAACGCTGACTCCATATTATCCATGCGAAGCCGTTGAGCGGAGCGGATCCTTAACTTTCAGAGTTGGCTAAAAAGGAAGCAAGGCATTATGACCATGCCTATCTTCTCTTATTTGATCCGTGAATTCAACGTTGCGGGAGTAATACCCAATCGGTCCAGCTCAAGTAATGATTCTGGCTTATCAGCAAACCCCAATCGGGGAGGTTCCTCAGAGTTAATTCACCACAGGCTAACCTGCACTGTCTCACTATCATGAAGACCCAGTCTGAAATTTCACCCCGGGCGCTTGACCACCGTTATATAGCCATGAACATTATTTCTATCTGACTCCCTGAGGACGATAGAACTATTCCATTTTGAGTTCCTTTCGGAAACACCCCGGTATGTTAAAATTATCCGCTTCAGcataaagaaaattcaaaatgaagacTACAAAACCAGATTGAACGTCTTCTCTCTATGTACGAGAGAACTACGATGTACTTCGTAGTTCAATAGCACTGGGTCAGAGAGATTCCaagtttaaaaagatattttttagtgCTTTTCTTGCTgaaaagaaaacccctgttcgataaagagaaaaaacaaaaatccagATAAAGACAATACATTGGTAAAACAACCAGAGTGTACATTAATGCGTAGTTACCACCCTTTGCCACAGAAAAAAGTTCGATGTTGCCATTGTTACAACAGGTtgtaacaactttttttaacgattttttacGAAGGAGGTGCGATTGGCCAAAAATATGTAGGCTACTGAGCCAGACAAGCAAGGAACTAGGTGAtaacaaacatgtaaaataagtaataagaTCTGAGcagcaattaaaaaaaagaacttgaTACTAAAATTTGGATGGTGAAATAGACTTATAAGAGTTAGTTTCTGAAAAACAATACACTCATTTAACATTTTTGACTTTGTAAAAGCTATACAGAATGTAATCCAAAAATCAGCGTAGGGAAACTCACATTCACGAACAGCAAATGATTTTCTGTTTAGTTCTCTTTGAGAAAAATCTGTTTCGTTATAGGTTTttatcaaatgtatataaaatccTAACTTTACTATCCTCATATTGCAATAATTTTACAGCACTACtataccaaatttaatttatctggAGTAAATAAACCAAATCAATCAGCTACATAACTTTTTAATTCGTTTATTGGAATAGACTGGCAAATGGTAGTTGATATACTACTCAATACAAATaaccaaattattgttttaagataTGAGAATAACGGTAAAACCCGTCATATTCCTAGTCCTGCAAACCAAAGTGTATCTCCTACGTGATATTTTCCAGTGGATGGCTGGTTGGCGGATGTCACGTGACAGCGGAACAGTAACCAAGGCTAACGCTAGAGGGCGAGCTACTCCTGGGGCAGTGCGGAGAGTGGACTGGGAGTCGCCCGCGGGACGGTGACAGCGCGGGCAGTCGGCTGCGAGGCGGGGAATGGCTGCAGGAACCACCAGATGTCGCAGAAGAACCTGAAGAAGACGAACCTTCAGCTACACCTAGAAGACCCTGGTGGATTATAGTGGTGTAGCGGTAGCGTTCATGCTCTGGCAGTACAAGTGTTGCTGGATGACTCTGTGGCATCAGGGGATCTTGAGGTCTCTTGTGAAGAGGTGGTTTTGCTATCCCGTCGTACATGTTAGTGATAGGAACTCCTTTTAGAGATTTCCTTCCACTAATGGGTCCCAGTTGAGGTTTGGCAGTACAGACATCTGGGGGTGTCGGGAGTGAATTTTCAACCCCCTGTTCCGTCCTGCCAAGGTAATCGTCGCAGAGCTGCCGATGCCTCAACTTCCTGTCAGCCCCAGGCACCATCGCCCTCACCATGTCCTCCACACTGGAGAACCGCCCCAGGTATGCTGAGATAGACACCAGAGCAGCGATCTCAGACAGGATGAACGCTGTTCCCGCCGCATGGAAGGACCAACCGTAGCGGTACTCCAGTTTCTTCGGACCCGTAGTCACGTCACTCAATACTGAGACGAAGACGATCAGGCCGCTGGCAAGCATCAGTCCTGgtgaaaaaacattaatataaacagaaaatgtaCTTCCTCAAAAACCAAATGTGAGTTATTAATTGCTATCGGATAAGTCAGTGATCACAGCAGTGATCTCAAATAAATCAAGTTGGATATCTCAAAACCATTTATTTCTTCATTAGAATCTATAATTctattacaattaaaaagtaaGCTACGGTTAACCCGATTGTGCTTACAGGATTTGAATGAAAGGGTTGTTGGGTTTACTCCTACCTCCAATTGTATAGAGGCCGCAAGCTACCAGTGTCTTGAGATCGGCGTGGCAATGGCCTAGTAGAGCGAACAGTGTTGCCAACATCAACAAAGCTAGTGCGAGAGCTACCAACGGCATAGCATACCTGAGGAGTAGCACAACTGTATGTGAAccaaaaatgtatgaaaaataaattaactgtattGATGTATTCagtaacagttatttattttatagatttacctTACTTCAAACGTTATAAGTGATAAAGAATATGCTATTATCCTTTTACTTTAGTATTAAGCTTTATGCTACAATACAATTACGTATTCTCAGAACATTCTACTGAACCAAGaacgatttttaaaatattttcaatccatattatttgtttgaaattacttTGATTTAATTAGAACATTGAAAACGAGTTAATTAAGCTAAGCTAATATAAAGATACTAATTATTTCGATTATATCAgataaaatgtattgatatttaatgacacataattaaatctaatttgtaaatgataattaaataaacagttctATTGAAAATGAATGAGTGGTTTCACTTCACTCCATTggtcttaaatatttcaatagcaAGTACTTAACTTCTCAACAATTAATCCAATTAACATTGGAGTtgttgcttattagttattaccTAATTCCTGATTTATTCACTTTAACAACTTGAATTTTCAACGATTTGGAAGTTATTCCAAGGATATGATGATCCTCCAAAAAAAAATCATTCGATACCATTTCGAAGGGATTGTCAATGACAGCGCTGTTATACTGGATTGATTGTGTACAATGGAGCAGGTAACAACTAGTTGCTTAGTATGGAATACGTTCTAATCTTGTCAATGATTCCAAATTGCATGAAGAATTTTATTACTGTTTCTAGGCAAAACCAAACACTCAATAACTCTTAACATTTACATAACTTTGGCTCAGagagttttgtttataaaattcagGTTTGTCAACCATTGTGAGTTAGTGGAAGTATCTATACTTGCCTaaggcattttataatatatttagtatgaAATTTGATGAATGTTTTAGGGTCATTTCTGCCTTAATAAAACTTTACCTAAAATCTATTACGTTATACATTTAGAGTATTTTTCAAGAACTTAAGAACaatgttcatataaaaaataaaattatatataaaatcttattgCTTAAAGAAAGGAACGTATCAATAAAACATATACGTCTAATGGATAAAGTGTGTCAATGATAAATGCTAACATTGCCATGCACAAAGTACATAggctttttattaatttagatgaTAATCGTGCCacatataaaacatgtttgtttgCTATTATGATATTTGAATATCGTGAATCATCAACTttgtaattaacatttaaagtttaaaaatataaaactaggcaattttaacataaaaaaatcctCTCACCTCATTTTAGTGACAAAAGATGGAGTGAACTCGAGTGAGGACCAGGATATTCCGAGGTCGGTTTCTTTTACTTCCGGCCAGCTCGAATATTGAATCAGCTGACATCCCGGTGCCGGCAGGACtgcatacaaaataaactaaattacagGGATGACGTTTAATATTGcctcaaaaacaaacaaaattccgTAATTTATACAATGAGGTGTAATtacatgaaaaatgttattattgatgatggaagattttattttagctttaccttaaaaaaaaaagaaaatatataataatattgaaatataatattcaattgaACATAATTGGATGCAATACTAAAAATACATACTCGTAcgataatacattttatactaacaTAACATTTTCcatcttaaaaaaaatgtctgtAGGCCTaccttaaacttaaaattttcaattttacaacaaatagaTATCTTAACACCACAATAGCTTTCCCAGTTTTCTTTGTccatttaataaacttatacgtAGTTAGAAAATGTACAATTGTAAGAAACACTATCCGTGACTCCCGCCAGGACAACTGCAGAAAGTACTTGACTTAAACCTAACAGTGATAGTGCtcataaaaatacttcaaacaacTTTGCTCACAACGGTTTATTGTTGTATACATAGGTGAATATCAGGAAGTTGTTTGGATTTTAAAAGAAGGTGCACGATTGTAACATTATGAGTTAAAGCCAAACCGAATATAATGATTCTGCTCACACTGAATTCTATGAAGGCCAACGGTAATGTCATTGATCATGATCCGTCTCAGTGGAAAATAAGATTGGGTGCAAGTACAAGTATTTGGTAAACCGCTACTATCCGCGTATGCAGGCAAAACTTTGTTACTACATAGAAATACCTTATGCCATTCCTAATTGTTAtgaatagttaaattttactttttaatccaAAACAATTTCTTGATTGTTCAGAATCAATTTAGAAGCAATATTATGTCGAGTTTAGTAATAATCCTACTATCACCTACCaaaatgttatcttttattttattttgtattaatcaaTTCCTGCAAGGCTAGGAGTTAGAGGAATGGCAGTTGCAGTAATATCACAAACAAGTgcaaagtaacaataaatatataaatagtcaGCGTTGGATGTAAGAAGTGACATTGAAGAAGAGTGAAGTGATCCAAGCTTGAGTCCTTCAGTGATACGTTTTATCTAAGTCTTAGAGTAGTCACAGTTCAATCTTTAAATGTTCAATCTCCATTCAGAACGCTTTAAACGTTTTTGTAATTCTCAACAATACAACCGAACACACTTTATTAAACAACCAGAGATAACGATACTGACTGACTGACTAGTAGTGAGCTGGTTCCCAGGTTATCAGAAATAATTGATAACGGCTAAGATAAGTGTATTACCCTAGTATATACTCACGAGTGACAGGAGACGTGACGATCCTCTTGAGTGCCGGACAGACACGCCACAGGCCGATGCGGAATGTTACTGCAGTGACTGATTGACTGCCCGGCAGCCTGACAGACTCCCGGGTGTATAACCAGGAACCGCTGATAACGGCTAAGATAAGTGTATTACCCTAGTAGATACTCACGAGTGCCAGGAGACGTGACGATCCTCTTGAGTGCCGGACAGACACGCCACAGGCCGATGCGGAATGTTACTGCAGTGACTGATTGACTGCCCGGCAGCCTGACAGACTCACGGGTGTATAACCAGGAACCGCTGATAACGGCTGAGATAAGGGTGATAAGAGAGAGGAAACCTGCGCTTACACCGAGACACCCGCTGCTGCACATTACACGGTGGCTTCAACATCTGTGTATCTACGAACAcataacactttaaaacaatcacattggaaattaatattttgacatattttgtttacatCATTCATTGTTGcagtaattatacaatataaattgataaataatattacgtacatacattattcaataaaatctTCCTGTTACACTCGTCCTCGTGTTGCTATTTTCAGGGAAAATTTCCTCCGATCATGACTCGCAAAATCCGaaactacaataataaaattttaatatatacgtATTTGTTCTTACTGATTTTTTATCTCGTAAATTCGATATATCGGGCGTACAAAGTCTTAGTATACAACATTGCTGGAATAATTGTTATAACCGCCACAATTCTAAATTATTCAGAATAAACATGATATAGGACAGTATTTAGATATAGCTTAATTGAGTTCCTTAGActgtcttaaccaataaaacgtttccatATAGTGGTCATTAACATTTGGGCTGAATTTGTATCTCgggtatttcataacataaatcaCAATCTTTCTTAAAACTGTTAAGAATTTTAAactatatcttttattatttatttttctgttactcTTAGTTTCAAAATggtaacatttatacatatatgttcAGCAGTAAATACTAGTTTGGATATTAATGACTTACAATAACGTTAGggctattaaaataaatgtaaataactttaatacaaGCATGATagtttatacacataaaaatttcAGCTtccgaaaatttaaaattgataaataatattacatacatacattaatcAATAAAATCTTCCTGTTACACTCGTCCTCGTGTTGCTATTTTCAGGGAAATTTTTTCATTTCCTCCGATCATGACTCGCAAAATCCGAaactacaataatacaataataaaatttaaatatatacgtatttGTTCTTACTGATTTTTTATCTCGTAAATTCGATATATCGGGCGTACAAAGTTTTAGTATACAACATTGCTGGAATAATTGTTATAACCGCCACAATTCTTAATTATTCAGAATAAACATGATATAGGACAGTATTTAGATATAGCTTAATTGAGTTCCTTAGActgtcttaaccaataaaacgtttccatATAGTGGTCATTAACATTTGGGCTGAATTTGTATCTCgggtatttcataacataaatcaCAATCTTTCTTAAAACTGTTAAGAATTTTAAactatatcttttattatttatttttctgttactcTTAGTTTCAAAATggtaacatttatacatatatgttcAGCAGTAAATACTAGTTTGGATATTAATGACTTACAATAACGTTAGggctattaaaataaatgtaaataactttaatacaaGCATGATagtttatacacataaaaatttcAGCTtccgaaaatttaaaattgataaataatattacatacatacattaatcAATAAAATCTTCCTGTTACACTCATCCTCGTGTTGCTATTTTCAGGGAAATTATTTCATTTCCTCCGATCATGACTCGCAAAATCCGAaactacaataatacaataataaaatttaaatatatacgtatttGTTGTTCTTACTGATTTTTTATCTCGTAAATTCGATATATCGGGCGTACAAAGTTTTAGTATACAACATTGCTGGAATAATTGTTATAACCGCCACAATTCTTAATTATTCAGAATAAACATGATATAGGACAGTATTTAGATATAGCTTAATTGAGTTCCTTAGActgtcttaaccaataaaacgtttccatATAGTGGTCATTAACATTTGGGCTGAATTTGTATCTCgggtatttcataacataaatcaCAATCTTTCTTAAAACTGTTAAGAATTTTAAactatatcttttattatttatttttctgttactcTTAGTTTCAAAATggtaacatttatacatatatgttcAGCAGTAAATTACTAGTTTGGATATTAATGACTTACAATAACGTTAGggctattaaaataaatgtaaataactttaatacaaGCATGATagtttatacacataaaaatttcAGCTtccgaaaatttaaaattgataaataatattacatacatacattaatcAATAAAATCTTCCTGTTACACTCGTCCTCGTGTTGCTATTTTCAGGGAAATTTTTTCATTTCCTCCGATCATGACTCGCAAAATCCGAaactacaataatacaataataaaatttaaatatatacgtatttGTTCTTACTGATTTTTTATCTCGTAAATTCGATATATCGGGCGTACAAAGTTTTTAGTATACAACATTGCTGGAATAATTGTTATAAACCGCCACAATTCTTAATTATTCAGAATAAACATGATATAGGACAGTATTTAGATATAGCTTAATTGAGTTCCTTAGActgtcttaaccaataaaacgtttccatATAGTGGTCATTAACATTTGGGCTGAATTTGTATCTCggatatttcataacataaatcaCAACCTTTCTTAAAACTGTTTAAGAATTTTAAactatatcttttattatttatttttctgttactcTTAGTTTCAAAATggtaacatttatacatatatgttcAGCAGTAAATACTAGTTTGGATATTAATGACTTACAATAACGTTAGggctattaaaataaatgtaaataactttaatacaaGCATGATagtttatacacataaaaatttcAGCTtccgaaaatttaaaattgataaataatatttacatacatacattaatcAATAAAATCTTCCTGTTACACTCGTCCTCGTGTTGCTATTTTCAGGGAAATTTTTTCATTTCCTCCGATCATGACTCGCAAAATCCGAaactacaataatacaataataaaatttaaatatatacgtatttGTTCTTACTGATTTTTTATCTCGTAAATTCGATATATCGGGCGTACAAAGTTTTAGTATACAACATTGCTGGAATAATTGTTATAACCGCCACAATTCTTAATTATTCAGAATAAACATGATATAGGACAGTATTTAGATATAGCTTAATTGAGTTCCTTAGActgtcttaaccaataaaacgtttccatATAGTGGTCATTAACATTTGGGCTGAATTTGTATCTCgggtatttcataacataaatcaCAACCTTTCTTAAAACTGTTAAGAATTTTAAactatatcttttattatttatttttctgttactcttagtttcaaaatggtagctgtttaattttatataagtatgcAACTGATTCtttacaagaaaatatgttatttttgcCTCATAAGTTTTTCCAGTTTTATGGAGCTTTTAAAAGTGTTATGATTATAATAACCTGCCAACATTCAGAGTTATCGTCCCCTCAATGTTGtgcaaattatacatcttaactaataatgtatcttcagttTGTCATTTATAAAACGATATTATAGATATGAGATGATGGCTACAAGTAAAATCTACTTTTCTTCTTCCAACTGAGCCGGAATGGATACTTTTTATTACAGTGCTTTATACTTAGATGACAGACTTAGCTGATTGTAGTCTCCAACATTTCACACTACAATACAACCTTTACAGTCGTTAATACGTCAATGTTTACATCACATTTACACAAATAAGCTTTCTACATAAGCTTATTAATTACGCCTATTATATCATTGACTTAGCTTTAAAGAAGCTTATCAAATATAAAGCAGGAAAAATTGTATTCTGTCTTTCTCTCTGGTCAcactattgacttgaaattgtacatggtGCTTTATATTTATGTGatgaacactgagttcgattatggaaCATTACTCTATGGGATTTTCTATATTGGTATTACGGATAACCATTATGGCAATAAGAAAAgctgaataaatgaatttgtaagcAAACTTCGTATAATGATgttatggtgacttggtgtgcagacttttatagtttaaacattaatatggAACCCAGTTTCATTGACAAAAATATCAATGTACCACGTGGCtagatatctcgagaaagtttTCATATGTACACATTCATCGTATAGATCTTTCGTGAAGTTCCTGcgcagacaagaatgagttctatgatgttgtaTGTACAttcattggatttggctgagacTCGTTGAAGCTTATCACTTACTAGGCTGACACTGGTTTGTCTGTTTGCCAaggaatgtaaacatttctttgacGTATTGTCTATTTTtctatttgtcaataataaaatgagccaTAGACTGAACCGAAGCCTGATATATTACATATGGTAAATATTATTCTCTAGTAACTGTTGGAAAGTTGAAAAGGCTATTAGTGTAAAGTTTATCTCATTTCATAATACAGAAACCACAATAAACACCAAAATGATCTCTATACGTTCGCTATAAAATGGAGAGATTTGGAGCATTTTTCGGTACAGGTCAGTCAGCTTCccattataatacttattttatgcaGAGTAtttagcatattatttttaattaatcggTAGTAAGTTGTTCTcccataaagaaaaaaattaaggaTTCACCTTAACATATAACCATGGATGAGAATATAGATCAGAGGAAACCCATCTTCTTGGTCTAATCTTCTGATAAAGGTGTAACTACGAGACGTTcttaaaaagcattttttattttctctattaaaACCTAGTGTTATGAAAAATAGTCCATTTCTAAAATAATACCGCTATTGCACGAAGGTTGATACGTATTAGGGTAGATAAAGAAATGTGCCTTCATACCATTGAGAAAATGAAGGGTAGTTTAAACAAAaggttgtaaatatttgtatatgccATTATCAAAGGCAAGCAAGTACAAACTATAGAGATTCACTGAGCATGATAGAGATATATCAATGCTTATTGCCGTGCTTGGCAATAACTGTACTTGTAATTACCATAATAATTATGTCATTCAGAACACAAACACTGTAGTTTAGTATAAAATCAAGCAGATTCAACGGAATTAAAATTGctgtagtaatattaaaatataacacatccgtatgtatttactaaatataaattccaTGCTGGCCAATtaattcattattgtattttgtattcttGCCCATTTTCCAATGAGAGATTAGATGAGGGcaccatttaatttatattatttgaaacgGGGTTTAAAGCTTTTGTGAACCCGTGATATGTTGTTTAATCACATACtctaattaaacatatatttgttattgtattcGAAGTGATTATTTTGGAAGGGGTATCGTTAAAAGTACAAAAGGTAGTGTAATAGTGACAACGTTTTATGTAGGAATTACTCAATGCATGGTGCTTCCTGTGGTAACGTGGTTTGCAGTGAACGTTACTGCATtaggtttgtaaaaatatttatatattttctgcactataaacttatacatattttatacattgctGGATTTCTGCCATTAATCTTCAA from Homalodisca vitripennis isolate AUS2020 chromosome 2, UT_GWSS_2.1, whole genome shotgun sequence encodes the following:
- the LOC124356302 gene encoding voltage-dependent calcium channel gamma-5 subunit-like, with the translated sequence MCSSGCLGVSAGFLSLITLISAVISGSWLYTRESVRLPGSQSVTAVTFRIGLWRVCPALKRIVTSPGTLLPAPGCQLIQYSSWPEVKETDLGISWSSLEFTPSFVTKMRYAMPLVALALALLMLATLFALLGHCHADLKTLVACGLYTIGGLMLASGLIVFVSVLSDVTTGPKKLEYRYGWSFHAAGTAFILSEIAALVSISAYLGRFSSVEDMVRAMVPGADRKLRHRQLCDDYLGRTEQGVENSLPTPPDVCTAKPQLGPISGRKSLKGVPITNMYDGIAKPPLHKRPQDPLMPQSHPATLVLPEHERYRYTTIIHQGLLGVAEGSSSSGSSATSGGSCSHSPPRSRLPALSPSRGRLPVHSPHCPRSSSPSSVSLGYCSAVT